The DNA window ATGTCGCCGAATTGCAACGCGAGCTTGAAAGTGGCCCACTCGTGCAGCTGCTCGGAGTCCTCCACCGGGATGCCGAGCAATCGGCAGATGATCCGCAGCGGCAACGGGTATGCGAACGCCTCGACGAAGTCGGCGCTGGTCCCAGCTACTTGCATATGATCAATGAAATTGTTTGCAGCCGTGCCGATTTCCGTCTCAAGTTGCGTTATCCGCTTCGGCGTGAACCTGGCCGATAATGAACGGCGGATCTTGTCGTGCTCGGGCGGGTCGAGCATGATCATCGCACCCAGCTTCGACGGGTCGAAGCCGCAAGCGAGGATCTCAGTCACCGCCAGCGGAGCCGGCTTCAACGGCTTGAGGATGTCACTACTCGAAAACGCCTGCGGATCATTGACGATCGCGCAGATGTCGTCGTAGCGCGTCACCACGTAGGCGCCGAGCGCCGGCGCGAAAAAGACCGGAGTCTCGCGCCGCGCCACGGCCCAGGCCGAAAACGGGTCGACGAGCTGATCGTCGGCCGCCGGCTGGTAGCCGTCGACGACCGGGCAACCTTTCCCGGGCGACTCGGTGCTGATGCCTGTCACATGGTCCCCCTCTCGGGGTAGTCGTGGTCTCGTCCCGTTGCGCCCCTGCCGCTACATGTCTCGCTTGCTCTTGTGGTCGCGCAGCTTCGGGATGATGTCCGTGGCGATGCGGCGGATGTTATTGCGGGTCAACTCGTCGCTGAGAGCACCGAGATGCACGTACATCACGATGTGCTCGAAGCCCAGCATGTCGTGGGCCTCCTCGAGCATGCCCAGCACCGTCTCCGGGCTGCCGGCGATGGCCGTGTAGTTTGACTTCAACGTATCGAAGTCCGTTTTCTTGTCCAGGTCGCCGCGCAAGCTCAATACCCGCTCCAGAGTTTTTTCCTCCATGTAGTTCGGCGGAAATAGCCGGTGCATCGGGTTCGGGAACAAGTTGTTGAAGTACAGGTCTGCGTTGGGCCAGAACTCGTCCTCGGCCTGCGCGTCACTGTCGGCGACGTAAACCGCCGGAGCCCAACCGAGCCGACTCGAAGGGTTCGGCACGCCGAACTTCTCCGACGCGTCGCGGTATTCCTCAAAGATCTTCACCACGCTCTTGATTGGCGAGAAGACCTGCACGTAGGTGTAGGCACGCTCGGCGGCCCAGGCCACCGTCTCGCCGCTACCCGTCGACGGCGCCCAGACCTCCGGGTGCGGGCGCTGGAAAGGGCGCGGCCAGGTGTTCACGTAGCGGTAGTTGAAGAATTCGCCCTCGAACGAAAACGGGCCGGGTTCGGACCAGGCTTTCACGATGACGTCGTGCGCTTCCCGGAATCGGTCGCGGGACTCGGCCGGATTGACGCCGAAACTGTGGTATTCCGCACCGATGCCCCGGACGAACCCGCTGACGATCCGCCCGCCGCTGATCACGTCGAGCATCGCCAGCTCCTCGGCGAGGCGCAGCGGATTCTGCCGGAGCGGCAAGGCGTTTCCGAGGATGCCGACCTTCGTCGGCATCCCCATCGTGCGCTGCACCAGCATCGCCGCGAGGATGTTGGGTGAAGGCATCAACCCATATGACGTCTGGTGGTGCTCATTTACGCAGACGCCGTCGAAGCCCAGTTCGGCTGCGTAGACCAGCTGATCCAGGTAGGTCGAGTAGAGCTCGTGCCCCTTGACCGGATCGTAGTTGCTGTTTGGATAAGTCACCCAGTCCGACTGGTACTTGTCCTTGAAGCCCTCCTCTAAGTACGGGTAGGGCATGAAGTGGAATGCGTGAAATTTCATGTCAGCTCTCCTCTCCGGCCAGGAACTGCCGAATCGCGGCGGCGCAGCCCGAGGGGTCGTCACTGAGCGGATCGTGTCCGACTGCAGGCAACAACTTCGTGCGTGCACCCGGTATGACGCCGGCAATCAGGCCGGCGTGCGTAGCGGGAACCACACGGTCCTCTTCCCCCCACACAATCAGCGTCGGCGAAGAAATCGCGGCGGCGCGAGTGGCGAGCGAGAGGTCACAAAGGTACGGATTCCACCCAAACTTCGCCAGTGAAGCCACGTTTCGCCGATCCTCGACCGCTTCCCAGTTCGTCGGTGCCTTCGACCTATTCGCGTATACGAGGTCTAGCACGGTGTCTCTGGGACGATCGAAAATGTCTTCGCGCGGTTCGCCTTTGATGCGAAAACCGAGAGTGTCGATGAGCACGAGTTTTTCCGGCGGCGCCAGCAGCGCGAGCTCGATGGCCAACCACCCGCCGAACGAATGACCGATCATCGAGACGCCGAGCAAGTCGGCCTCCGCCAGCGCGATCCGCAGCAGCGGCGCCACGTCGAGTACTCGGCGGGCCTCGCGGGGGGTGGCCAGGTCACCAAAGCCGGGAAGCCGTAGCAGATGCACCCGGAAGGACGAGGCCAGTTCGTCAAGTGCCGGCGTCCAATAAGGCCCCACGAAGCTTGGCAGGACGACGACGTCAGGCCCTTGACCCTCGACCCGCGCTTCGAGCGCCCACTCTAAAGCTGCAGTCGGCACTAGCAGCATCCTTTCCTCGGTTGTCAACATCAATGATGATATTACTACGTTGATGTCGATTTTCTCAAGATACGATATCCGATCAAGATGGACGAGGCCACCGTTTGCGGTGCGCGAAGATCGACCCGTTCGCGAACTACCCAGAGCTGCGCGAGGTGACGCGTGGCCGGCTCACCTCATGCCCATCGACTCATTCGCCTACCCACTGGCGAGCACCTATCCGGGGGCGGTCACGGCCTGCTGGGCCACCGGTGCGGGCATGGGACCTCAGCCGTCGGTCGCAGTGATGGACGCGATACTGGCCGGCGACATGGACCGTGCCAAGCGGATCCCCGAAGAGATGGCCTTGGCGTGCGAGACTTTCCTTCCACCGCATGCATTTCCGGTGTTCGCGCACTACAACCTTCAGCTTGAGCGGACACGCATCCAGACCGCCGGGTATTGCAGTCCCGGACCAATTCGCCCGCCTTACAACGTGCTTCCCGAAGATCTCGCCGACGGCGCACGCGAGTGCGGTCGGCGCTGGGCCGAGCTTGTCAAGAAGTTTCGGGGCAGACAGGTCCGATGAAGGTTCGCGTGGATCGGGTGAAGTGCAAGGGCTACGAGCTGTGCACCGGCGAGGCCCCCGAGGTGTTCGATGTCGACGAGTCGGGCAAGGCGTTCGTCGTCGATGCATACGTCGAACACGTACCCGCGGAGCTGGCCAGGGCGGTCCGGGAGGCAGAGTTCGTCTGCCCCGAACACGCGATCCTGGTGGATGACAGCGAAACCGACTAACGCACAAGGCGTTTGGGTTCAGCGCGCTGAACTCACCTAGGGCCGAAGTACGATCTTGCCGCGGGTATGGCGGCGTTCGAGGATCGAGTACGCGCGCTGGACCTCATCGAGCGGAACAACCTCAGCAATCGGCACTTCCAGTTGTCCCCCAGCGATCATTGCGGCAAGTTCGGCCAACACAGCAGCGCCGGCCGCGTCCTCATTGCCCACAAACATGACCCCGAGCGCTCCGAACCGCTCCAACGCCGGGAAGTCGATGATGGTGTCGATGCGCTCCGGTGCAGTGCCCAGCTCGGTTATGGCTAGGTCGACGTAGCCGCCGCCGAAGAAGTCTAGAAACGCATCGACGCGGCCATCAGGTGACGCCAGGCGCAACCTGTCGGCCAGACCATCGCCGTAGTTGACAGGGATCACACCATGTGCAGCCAGCCACTGGTCGTTGGACGGGCCGGCGATACCGAGCACAGTGGCACCGGTGCGCTTCGCCAGCTGTACAGCTATCGCGCCCACCCCGCCGGTGGCGCCAGCGACCGCGACGGTGTCGCTGGGCGTCAACTCGACCGAACCGACCGCGGCGTATGCCGTTGTGCCGGAAACAAAGAGAGCACCGGCGGCTTCCCACGACACTGCTGAGGGCTTGGCGGTGAGTTGCTCGGCGGGCACCACAACGAATTCGGCCTGACTGGCTCGGCTGTTCGTGAAACCCAGCACTGCGTCGCCCGCCGAGAACAACTCGACGTCAGGGCCGACCCGGGTGACGACACCGGCCAGATCACTGCCCTGCCCGCAGGGAAACGTCGCCGGGAAGAACTCGTTGAACATACCCTGGCGAATCATGGCTTCACCTGGATTGATACCAGCCGCCTTCACCTCGACCAGCACTTCACCAGCGCCCGGCACCGGGCGGTCAACCTCTCGTACCTCGAGCACGTCCACGCCGCCGTAGCGGTCGAACTTTACTGCCTTCATCAGCCGGCCTTTTCCTCCGCCGTGTGTCGTTACAAGCGCGCCAAACGCCGAGAGTAATGGTGTTTCCCTGCAGATCCTCCAGGGACAGGGAAATTCTCACTGCGCTTCTTGCATCAAGGGCAGTTCGTCGCTCGTGGGCTGCGCGACATTCCCGGGAAGGGAGGCGGGCGGGTGAGCTGACGCGCGAGATAACCGCTCGAATGATGTTGCGGTAGCAGCCAACTAAGACAAGAGTCGCCGAAGCGCGACGTCCAGTACCTCGCGACGGCTGCGGTCGCCATGATCGGCGATGATGTATTGGTCGCCCATGAAGAGCGCCATTGCGAGCATGCAGCGCGCTTCGACGTCCTCCTCGTCAGGGCAGAAAGTCCCGAACAGGGAACGCAGGTATTCCATTCGCCGGTTGTCGACGCGTCGCACGCGCTTGGCGACGCTCTTGTCGCGCCGGGCCCAGTCGCGAATCGCAAGCTCGGCACTTACCTCTTCGTTGATAGTGGACGGTGGCGAGAACAATCGCCACACCTTCGCCTTGGCGTCGCCCCCGCTGGTATCGACCCAGCTGATCACCTCGTCGACTCCGCGCTGTTCCCACGTGTCGAGCATCTCGTCGAGCAGGGCGCCCCGGTCCTTGAAATGCCAGTAGAAGCCACCTTTCGAGACGGCGAGCGCCTTCGCCAGCGTCTCGATTCGGACAGCGTCCGGACCGCCGGCGGCAAGCGCTCGGAGCCCTTGTTCGACCCAACGTCGGCGCGGTGTCCGTGCGGTGGCCATGTCCTTGTCTAGCTCCCTCTCTAGCGGATCTCGAGTGTTGACGTCCATCCGCCCCGACGCCTATCGTCTTCTATACGGTAGCGTATGGAAGGACGATGACCAGCCTATGACCGTTGAGCCGCGGGTGCGACCCAACCGCGACGCCACCGTCGGTGACGGCATACTGGCGGACGCGAACTCGATCGACGACCTCGTCCGGGTCGAGGCGCGTGAAGTGTCGGCGCGAGTTGTCAGCGACCCGGCGATCTTCGCGCTCGAGTTAGAGCGGATCTTTGATCGGGTGTGGGTGTTCGTCGGCCACGAGTCTGAGATTCGCAACAAGGGCGATTTCGTCGTCCGCTACATGGGCTTGGACTCGGTGATCGTCACCCGCGACGAGCAAGGTGGCGTCCACGTTCTGCTGAACGTCTGCGCGCACCGCGGGACGCAGGTGTGTCGCGCCGAACGCGGCACCCGGACCACCTTCGAGTGCCCGTATCACGGCTGGATCTACAAGAACACCGGCGAGCTGCGGGGCATGCGGGCACAACGGATGATCTTCGGCGACGAACTCGACAAGAGCCCGCTGGGGCTGCGGCGCGCGCGCGTCGAAAGTTTCCACGGGCTGATCTTCGCCACCTGGAACATCGACGGCCCGTCGCTGCGGGAGTACTTGGGCGACATGGCTTTCTACTACGAGCTGATGCTCGGGCTCACCGACGGTGGCTTCGAGGTCGCCGGTCCACCACAGCGCTGGATCGTGCCCGCCAATTGGAAGCTCGCGTCGGAGAACTTCGCCGTCGACAACACCCACATCTTCTCCGTGCACAAGTTCGTGTCCGAACTCGGACTGATGCCGATGATGGATCCCATTGGGCTGCAGTTCTTGACGCTGGTCTCCGATCCGGAGCACGGGCACGCGTTCATGTCCGGCTTCACGGCTCTGGCGTTGCTGGGCGCCGGGGAGATGTCCGAACAAGAGACCATCGAGCGCATCGCCGAGTCGGTGGGTGTCCCGCCCGAGGTAGTGCCCCAGGTTCATCAGCATCTGCGAACCGAGCTGCAGCGCCGGGCATTCCAGACGATGATGCCGTCGGTCGGTTCGCTCTTCCCGAACTTCGCCTTCCTCAACCTCAACCTGCCCACCGAGCGCGGGCAGTCGGAGGGCGGAATACCGCACATGCTGAGCATCCGGGTGTACCAGCCGCGCAGCGTCGACGAGATGGAGATCTGGTCGTGGGGACTGGTGCACAAGGAAGCCGACGCCGACCTCAAAGTCGCGGGCGCCCGGGCGGCGCTGCGCACCTTCGGGCCCGGCGGCACCTTCGAGCAAGACGACGCCGAGGTCTGGTCGGTGGTGCAGGCCAGCTTCCGCGGCAGCCAGGGTCGCCGCCACGTCAACCGGTACCTGGTGACCGTGCCGCAGCTGGAATCCGACCTGCCCGGTGTGCTGCGTCTGGGCGGCGGGACCGACGACACCATGCTCGAGTTCTACGCCAAGTGGCGCGAACTGATGGCCGCGGAGGCGTGATGTCCCGCGCTGTCGAACGAACGACCACGCGGCTGCGGATGACAGATCCGCGTTATGCCGAGGTCAGCGAGTGGCTCATCGAAGAGGCCGAACTGCTCGACGGCCGCCAGTTCGAGGCCTGGCTCGCTCGCCTCGCTGCCGATGTGAGCTACCGGATGCCGGTCCGTCAGACGGTCGATGCAGTGGACGAGGAGGAAACCCCGTCGACCTTCCAC is part of the Mycobacterium mantenii genome and encodes:
- a CDS encoding ferredoxin gives rise to the protein MKVRVDRVKCKGYELCTGEAPEVFDVDESGKAFVVDAYVEHVPAELARAVREAEFVCPEHAILVDDSETD
- a CDS encoding TetR/AcrR family transcriptional regulator; this translates as MATARTPRRRWVEQGLRALAAGGPDAVRIETLAKALAVSKGGFYWHFKDRGALLDEMLDTWEQRGVDEVISWVDTSGGDAKAKVWRLFSPPSTINEEVSAELAIRDWARRDKSVAKRVRRVDNRRMEYLRSLFGTFCPDEEDVEARCMLAMALFMGDQYIIADHGDRSRREVLDVALRRLLS
- a CDS encoding aromatic ring-hydroxylating oxygenase subunit alpha; translated protein: MTVEPRVRPNRDATVGDGILADANSIDDLVRVEAREVSARVVSDPAIFALELERIFDRVWVFVGHESEIRNKGDFVVRYMGLDSVIVTRDEQGGVHVLLNVCAHRGTQVCRAERGTRTTFECPYHGWIYKNTGELRGMRAQRMIFGDELDKSPLGLRRARVESFHGLIFATWNIDGPSLREYLGDMAFYYELMLGLTDGGFEVAGPPQRWIVPANWKLASENFAVDNTHIFSVHKFVSELGLMPMMDPIGLQFLTLVSDPEHGHAFMSGFTALALLGAGEMSEQETIERIAESVGVPPEVVPQVHQHLRTELQRRAFQTMMPSVGSLFPNFAFLNLNLPTERGQSEGGIPHMLSIRVYQPRSVDEMEIWSWGLVHKEADADLKVAGARAALRTFGPGGTFEQDDAEVWSVVQASFRGSQGRRHVNRYLVTVPQLESDLPGVLRLGGGTDDTMLEFYAKWRELMAAEA
- a CDS encoding NADP-dependent oxidoreductase, encoding MMKAVKFDRYGGVDVLEVREVDRPVPGAGEVLVEVKAAGINPGEAMIRQGMFNEFFPATFPCGQGSDLAGVVTRVGPDVELFSAGDAVLGFTNSRASQAEFVVVPAEQLTAKPSAVSWEAAGALFVSGTTAYAAVGSVELTPSDTVAVAGATGGVGAIAVQLAKRTGATVLGIAGPSNDQWLAAHGVIPVNYGDGLADRLRLASPDGRVDAFLDFFGGGYVDLAITELGTAPERIDTIIDFPALERFGALGVMFVGNEDAAGAAVLAELAAMIAGGQLEVPIAEVVPLDEVQRAYSILERRHTRGKIVLRP
- a CDS encoding beta/alpha barrel domain-containing protein; the encoded protein is MPIDSFAYPLASTYPGAVTACWATGAGMGPQPSVAVMDAILAGDMDRAKRIPEEMALACETFLPPHAFPVFAHYNLQLERTRIQTAGYCSPGPIRPPYNVLPEDLADGARECGRRWAELVKKFRGRQVR
- a CDS encoding alpha/beta fold hydrolase; translated protein: MLTTEERMLLVPTAALEWALEARVEGQGPDVVVLPSFVGPYWTPALDELASSFRVHLLRLPGFGDLATPREARRVLDVAPLLRIALAEADLLGVSMIGHSFGGWLAIELALLAPPEKLVLIDTLGFRIKGEPREDIFDRPRDTVLDLVYANRSKAPTNWEAVEDRRNVASLAKFGWNPYLCDLSLATRAAAISSPTLIVWGEEDRVVPATHAGLIAGVIPGARTKLLPAVGHDPLSDDPSGCAAAIRQFLAGEES
- a CDS encoding LLM class flavin-dependent oxidoreductase; its protein translation is MKFHAFHFMPYPYLEEGFKDKYQSDWVTYPNSNYDPVKGHELYSTYLDQLVYAAELGFDGVCVNEHHQTSYGLMPSPNILAAMLVQRTMGMPTKVGILGNALPLRQNPLRLAEELAMLDVISGGRIVSGFVRGIGAEYHSFGVNPAESRDRFREAHDVIVKAWSEPGPFSFEGEFFNYRYVNTWPRPFQRPHPEVWAPSTGSGETVAWAAERAYTYVQVFSPIKSVVKIFEEYRDASEKFGVPNPSSRLGWAPAVYVADSDAQAEDEFWPNADLYFNNLFPNPMHRLFPPNYMEEKTLERVLSLRGDLDKKTDFDTLKSNYTAIAGSPETVLGMLEEAHDMLGFEHIVMYVHLGALSDELTRNNIRRIATDIIPKLRDHKSKRDM